The following DNA comes from Streptomyces globosus.
CCGGCTTCGGCGGGACGGTGGAGATCGCCCAGAACGGCGGCTTCCAGATCATGGACGTCCCGAACGCCGAGTACACCGTCCGCCAGGGCGGCGAAGTGACCGAGTGCAGCGGCTTCAAGGGCTGACCGGGCGGCGGCCCGGCACCCGGTGCCCCCGGGCCTCCGGGCCCGGTCAGATCCAGGTGTCCGGGCCGCCCCCCGTCCAGACGATCATCGGGCTGTCCTGTTCGACCAGCGATTCCGGATCGTGCAGGCCCGCCCGGCGGGCGAACTCCACGACGTCGGCGAGGCCGTAGGCCGTCCCGAGCGGGGCGTCGGTGCCGTGGGTGTGCGCCGTGACCGGCCGGCCGCCCTTGGCGGTCACGGGGTGGACGGTGATGTGCGGAGTGTCCGGCATGCCCCCAGGCTCACCGCACCCGGGCACCTCCGCATCCCGGAGGACCCGTCCCGCCCCGCCCGCCGCGACCGGCGGGCCCCGCCGGAGGCCGACCCGGCGGTCAGAAGGCGCAGTGCACCCGCACCCGGTCAGAAGGCGTAGCGCACCCGCAGCCAGGGCGCGCGCGCCGCGATCAGCCCCCGCAGCGACTCCACGGCCGACGCCTTCTCCGCGATGCGGTAGCGGACGTTCCAGGCGCCGTTCTCCGACCTCTTCGCCTGCTGGAGGTCCGGGCGCCACAGCAGCTCCTCGGCCCGGGGGTGCCAGCCGAGGTTGACCTCGTGCAGCTCGCGGTTGTGCGTCAGCATGATGACCTCGGCCGCCGCCTGCTCCTTCACCCGGCGCGGCAGTACGTCGTCCATGGCGTCCAGCAGCTCGCCCCAGGCCCGCTCCCAGCCAGGCCGGACCACCACCGGCGACAGGTTGAAGTGCACCTCGTACCCGGCGTCGAGGAAGTCGGCGGCCGCGGCGAGGCGGTCCGCGACCGGGCTGGTCCGCACGTCGAGGAGGCGGGAGTCGTCCGCCGGCATCACGGAGAAGCGGATCCGGGTGCGGCCCTGCGGGTCGAGCCGCAGCAGGTCGGGGTTGACGAACTTGGTCGCGAAGGACGCCTTCGCGGTCGGCCGGCGGCGGAAGGCGCGGACCAGGTCCGCGGTGTTGTCGCTGATCAGGTCGTCGACCGAGCAGTCGCCGTTCTCCCCGACGTCGTACACCCACGCCCGGTCGTCGCACTGGTTGGGCTCCGGCTTCGGCCCCGCCCCCGCCACGTGCCGGCCGATGGCGTCCAGCACCCGTTCGACGTTGGTGAAGACGGTGACCGGGTTGGCGAACCCCTTGCGGCGCGGGACGTAGCAGTAGGCGCAGGCCATGGCGCAGCCGTTGGAGAGCCCCGGGGCGATCCAGTCGGCCGACCTGCCGTTGGGGCGGATCCCGAAGGACTTCCGCTCCCCCAGGACGAGGGTCTGCCGCTTCACCTGCACCCACCGCTCGGCGTTGCCCTCGTTGCCGTGCAGGTGCGGGATGCGCCAGTGGGACCTCGCCTCGACGAGGCGGGCCTCGGGGAACCGCGCGATGATCTGCCGGCCCCGCAGGGAGGCGGCCGCCGCCGGCTCCGCGTGGATCTCGGTGACCCTCAGCATCCTCCGGGCCTGCGGGCCGTCCCGGAACGGCCGCTCGGCGCCCGCACCGGCCTCCTCGCCGACGGGCCCGGCCGCCGCCACGAGCTCGCCGATCCCGAACAGCGCGTCCGCCTCGACGCCCTGCCGCCCCTGCCCGGATTGCTGTCGCCTGTCCACTTCACCCCAGTGTACGGAGGGGTCCCGCCTCCCCCGGGCCGCCGCCCGCTGTCCGGCCACGGCGGCCCGCAGTGCAGGGCCGCCGCGCAGGCCGACACCCGGCGCGAGCGCTCCACGGCGGCCGCCGGCGCAGCCGACGCCGTGCGGATCCTGCCGCACCGGTGGCGCCAGGGCCGGGCGGCATCCGTTTCGCGAAGACCCCGGTCCGCGGAGCGAACCCGGCGACGGGTCGCGCTTCGCCCGCCGGACGGCGGGGCGTAGCGTCGGCAGTGGGGGAGCGCGCCGCACGCGTGCGGGCGCCGGCACTGGCACGGGTACTGGCAGTGGGGGTGAGCGGACGGGGCTGTCGTGGGATTGGTGTTCCGGAGTTCCGACCCGGCCGAGACGGAGGCCTACCTCTCCCGGCAGTACGCAGACGTGACCGTCCACGCCTCGCCGGACGCCCGCACGGAGGTGGTCCGGCACACCGCGGACCGCTTCTCCGTCGAGGACGTGCGGATCGGCTGCGAGATGTCCTTCACCGCCGACCCGCTGGACGCCGTCTGCGTCGTCGTCCTCCACACCGGCACCATCGCCGTCCGCGAAAGCGGACTGCCCGACGAGGTCTTCGGCCCCGGCGAGGTGTTCCTCCACACCGCCGGGCACCGGCCGTTCACGGGAGCCGTCTCCGGCGCCCGCTACACCGCGGCCCTCCTCCACCCCGACCTGCTCGCCGACACCCTGCAGGCCTGCGACAAGACCGCACGGCGCCCTGTCCTGTTCACGGACCGGCGCCCCGCGACCGCCGGCGCCGGGCGGCAGCTCGCCGCTACCGTCGCCTTCCTCCGCGACAGCGTCCTCGCCCCGCCCCCGCGGCCGCGGCCGCCCATCATCGACACGACCTGCGGCCAGCTGCTCGCCGCCGCCGTCCTGTCCGCCTTCCCGTACACCACGCCCGGGGCGCGCCCCGCGGCCGCGCCGGGCGACGCCACCCTCCAGCGGGCGATCGCCTTCATTGAGGCCAACGCCCACCTCGACATCACGCTGGCCGACATCGCCGCCTCGATCCCCGTCAGCCCGCGCGCCGTGCAGTACGCCTTCGCCCGCCACGCCGGCACCACCCCCCTGGCCTACCTGCGGGGCGTCCGCCTGGCCAGGGTCCACGAGGAGCTGGCCTCGGCGATGCCCGGGCAGAGCACGGTCACCGAGACCGCGGCCCGGTGGGGCTTCGCGCACCCCGGCCGCTTCGCCGCCGCCTACCGCGAGGCATACGGCACGTCCCCAAGCCGCACCCTTGCAGCCCGCCCCAGCCGTACCACCCTGCCGGGCCCGGCCACCGCGGTCCCCGCACCGACGGGCATCGCGCCGGGCGGGGCGGAGGCGGAGGCGGAGGCGGGGGAGGCAGGGGGTGCGGGGGGTGCGGGGGGTGCGGGCACGGCCGGGCGGGGGCCGGGTCGGCCTCCCGTCACGCACGTCGTACGCGAGCGGTGTCTCGTCCTGACGCTGTGGAGCCCACCCGACCCCGACCGGCGCAGCAGGCTCGTCCAGCACGTCCGGTCCCTGCTGGACGAGCACCGCCCGGACTGCGTCGTCGTCGAACTGCCTCCGGCGGCCGCCACGGCATCGGCCGTTGCCACGGTCCTCACCCTGCACCGCCACTGCACGGCCCGCCAGGTCCCCCTGGCGGTGGCAGCGGGCCGGTCGGAAACCCGCCGCCTGATCAGGGCGGTGCAGCCGACGGTGCCAGTCCTGGCGGAAGTACCGGAAGCACTGGAGCAGGCCCGGGAGGCGGCGCGGGGGTGAGGGGGCGGCGGGTCGGGGGAGGGCAGGAGGCGGCGGGAGTCGGGGACTCGGGGTGGGGTGGTGCTGGGGGTGTCCCGGCAGCCCATTGTCCTTCCGGTGCGGGCCGTCTTGTAAAGGGCGCTCGCCCGTACGCCGGTTCGGCGTGGCAGGCGGGTCATGGCCGCGGCCCGTGCCCCGCCTGCCTCGTGCCGTGGTACAGGGCCGCCGGAAGCGGAGCACGACGGCGAATGGCGGCCCACCCGGAAGGTGGGCACTCTGGAGGTGGCCCACCCGGGTGGCGCCCCGCCCGGGAAAAACGGCATGTCCACGCGCGCGCCGGCAGCACGCGCGGCGGCGCCGCGGGCCCAGCGCGACGAGGGGAGCCGCCGTGACCGGTAGCGACGCCGTCTTCGCCGAGCTGCTGGAACGTTCGCACCGCGTGGCCGCGCGCGAAGTCCCCGACCTCGTCGAGGCCGCGGGCAAGCACCTCGGGCTGACCGGGACGCGCCTCTACGTGGCGGACCTCCAGCAGGTCCGGCTCGTCGCGCTGCCCCAGACCGGCCCCGGCGCGGGCGGCCACGCCGACGCCCTCGACATCGACTCCTCGCTCGGCGGCCTCGCCTACCGGACCCGGCAGGTCCAGGTGCCCCGCGACGGCGGCACCGCCTGGGTGCCGATGATCGACGGCATCGAACGGGTCGGCGTCATGCAGGCGACCGCGCCCGTCTTCCCCCCGGCCCTGCTGGACGTGAGCCGGGCCCTGGCGTCGCTGGCGACGCTCGTGCTCATGTCGAAGTCGCCGTACAACGACCTGGTGGTGAAGCGGGAGCGGCTGCGCCCCATGACCGTCCAGGCGGAGCTGGTGTGGGCGTTTCTGCCGCCGCGGACCATCGGCACCGCCGAGGCCACCTCGTCCGCGGTGCTGGAGCCGGCGTACGACATCGGAGGTGACGCCTTCGACCACAGCTTCACCGCGGACGGCCTGCACCTGACCCTGCTCGACGCGATGGGCCACGACCTCGCCTCCGGCGGCGCCGGCGCCACGGGGCTCGCCGCCTGCCGGGCCACGCGGCGCGCCGGGGGCACCCTCCCCGACATCGCCCGGACCATCGACCGCACCCTCGAGCAGTGGATCCCCGGCCGCCTGATGACCGCCGTCATCGCCCACCTCGACACCGCGGGCGGGCAGTTCACCTGGGTCAACTGCGGCCACCCGCCGCCGCTGCTCATCCGCGACGGGCGCGTGCTGCCCCGGGTGCTGGAGCGGACCCCGCAGCTGCCGCTCGGACTGGGCTTCCACAGGGAGGCGCCGCCGACCCTGCACCGGGAACGCCTGCAGCCCGGCGACCGCGTCCTGATCTACAGCGACGGCGTCACCGAGGCCCGCGGGCCCGACGGCAGCATCTTCGGCGAGCAGCGCCTGGTCGACACCGTCATCCGCTCGACGGCCGCAGGGGACACCGCCCCCGAGGCGCTGCGCCGGCTGATCCAGTTCGTGCGCGGGCACCAGGAGCACAGGCTGCGCGACGACGCCACGATCCTCCTGGTCGAGTGGCATCCAGGCTGACGGCAGGCCGCCCGCCCCGCCGCGCCCGCCGCGTCTGCGCGTACCCTCGGACGGGTGTCGTCCTCCCGTCTGCACCGCGTCGCCGTCCTCGTCCTCGAAGGAGCGAAACCGCTCGACGTCGGCATCCCCGCCCAGGTCTTCACCACCCGCGCGAGCATGCCGTACGAGGTGCGGGTGTGCGGTGCGGCCCCCGGCCTCGTCGCGGGCGGCGACGGGCTGTCCTACCACGTGAACCACGGGCTCGACGCGCTGGCCTGGTCCGACATCGTCTTCGTCCCCGGCTACCGCTTCCCCGACCGGGACGACCCGCCGCAGGACGTCCTCGCTGCGCTGACCGCCGCCCACGAGCGGGGCGCCCGGCTCGCCGCCATCTCGACGGGTGCCTTCGCCCTGGCCGCGACGGGCCTCCTCGACGGCAAGCGCGCCACGACGCACTGGCACTACGCGCGGGCGCTCGCCGCGAAACACCCGCGGATCCGGCTCGACGAGAACGTCCTGTTCGTCGACGAGGGCAGCGTGCTCACCTCCGCCGGCGCCGCCTCGGGCATCGACCTGTGCCTGCACATCCTGCGCGGCGACCTCGGGGTCGCCGCGTCCAACCACGCGGCGCGCCGCCTGGTCGCGGCCCCGTACCGCAGCGGAGGCCAGGCGCAGTACCTTCCGCGCAGTGTGCCCGAACCCCTCGGGGAGCGGTTCGCCGCCACCCGCGAATGGGCGCTGCGCCGGCTGGCCGAGCCGCTGACCCTGGAGGCGCTCGCCGAGCATGCGGCGGTCTCCTCCCGGACGTTCTCGCGGCGCTTCGCCGACGACACCGGCTACACACCCATGCAGTGGATCATGCGGGCCCGTATCGACAGGGCCCGCGAGCTGCTCGAACGGTCGGAGCGCAGCGTCGAGCGGATCGCCGCCGACGTCGGCCTCGGCACGGGAGCCAACCTGCGGCTGCACTTCCAGCGCATCCTCGGCACGACCCCCACCGAGTACCGGCGCACCTTCACCCGCGGCGAGTAGCGATCGACTGCAGCCCCCACTCGGCTGGCGAGATCCTTTTGAACCATGGCGATCACGCCACTGTCCCGGCCTGGCGCGGCAGGCGAGTCTGGTGCCGAACAGAAGGGGACACCGCTCATGACTCGCATCGCCATCAACGGGTTCGGCCGCATCGGACGCAACGTGCTGCGCGCGCTGCTCGAACGCCACACCGACCTCGAGGTCGTCGCCGTGAACGACCTCTCCGAGCCGGCCACCCTCGCGCGGCTGCTCGCGTTCGACTCCACGGCCGGCCGCCTGGGCCGCCCGGTCACCGTCGACGGCGACGTCCTGGTCGTCGACGGCCGCCGCATCAAGGTCCTCGCCGAGCGCGAGCCGGAGCAGCTTCCCTGGGCGGAGCTGGGCGTCGACATCGTGCTGGAGGCGACCGGCCGCTTCACGTCCGCCTCCGCGGCCGCCGCCCACATCAAGGCCGGCGCGAAGAAGGTCCTGGTCAGCGCGCCGTCGGACGGTGCGGACGTCACCCTC
Coding sequences within:
- a CDS encoding spore photoproduct lyase family protein; its protein translation is MDRRQQSGQGRQGVEADALFGIGELVAAAGPVGEEAGAGAERPFRDGPQARRMLRVTEIHAEPAAAASLRGRQIIARFPEARLVEARSHWRIPHLHGNEGNAERWVQVKRQTLVLGERKSFGIRPNGRSADWIAPGLSNGCAMACAYCYVPRRKGFANPVTVFTNVERVLDAIGRHVAGAGPKPEPNQCDDRAWVYDVGENGDCSVDDLISDNTADLVRAFRRRPTAKASFATKFVNPDLLRLDPQGRTRIRFSVMPADDSRLLDVRTSPVADRLAAAADFLDAGYEVHFNLSPVVVRPGWERAWGELLDAMDDVLPRRVKEQAAAEVIMLTHNRELHEVNLGWHPRAEELLWRPDLQQAKRSENGAWNVRYRIAEKASAVESLRGLIAARAPWLRVRYAF
- a CDS encoding helix-turn-helix transcriptional regulator translates to MFRSSDPAETEAYLSRQYADVTVHASPDARTEVVRHTADRFSVEDVRIGCEMSFTADPLDAVCVVVLHTGTIAVRESGLPDEVFGPGEVFLHTAGHRPFTGAVSGARYTAALLHPDLLADTLQACDKTARRPVLFTDRRPATAGAGRQLAATVAFLRDSVLAPPPRPRPPIIDTTCGQLLAAAVLSAFPYTTPGARPAAAPGDATLQRAIAFIEANAHLDITLADIAASIPVSPRAVQYAFARHAGTTPLAYLRGVRLARVHEELASAMPGQSTVTETAARWGFAHPGRFAAAYREAYGTSPSRTLAARPSRTTLPGPATAVPAPTGIAPGGAEAEAEAGEAGGAGGAGGAGTAGRGPGRPPVTHVVRERCLVLTLWSPPDPDRRSRLVQHVRSLLDEHRPDCVVVELPPAAATASAVATVLTLHRHCTARQVPLAVAAGRSETRRLIRAVQPTVPVLAEVPEALEQAREAARG
- a CDS encoding PP2C family protein-serine/threonine phosphatase, whose translation is MTGSDAVFAELLERSHRVAAREVPDLVEAAGKHLGLTGTRLYVADLQQVRLVALPQTGPGAGGHADALDIDSSLGGLAYRTRQVQVPRDGGTAWVPMIDGIERVGVMQATAPVFPPALLDVSRALASLATLVLMSKSPYNDLVVKRERLRPMTVQAELVWAFLPPRTIGTAEATSSAVLEPAYDIGGDAFDHSFTADGLHLTLLDAMGHDLASGGAGATGLAACRATRRAGGTLPDIARTIDRTLEQWIPGRLMTAVIAHLDTAGGQFTWVNCGHPPPLLIRDGRVLPRVLERTPQLPLGLGFHREAPPTLHRERLQPGDRVLIYSDGVTEARGPDGSIFGEQRLVDTVIRSTAAGDTAPEALRRLIQFVRGHQEHRLRDDATILLVEWHPG
- a CDS encoding GlxA family transcriptional regulator, which produces MSSSRLHRVAVLVLEGAKPLDVGIPAQVFTTRASMPYEVRVCGAAPGLVAGGDGLSYHVNHGLDALAWSDIVFVPGYRFPDRDDPPQDVLAALTAAHERGARLAAISTGAFALAATGLLDGKRATTHWHYARALAAKHPRIRLDENVLFVDEGSVLTSAGAASGIDLCLHILRGDLGVAASNHAARRLVAAPYRSGGQAQYLPRSVPEPLGERFAATREWALRRLAEPLTLEALAEHAAVSSRTFSRRFADDTGYTPMQWIMRARIDRARELLERSERSVERIAADVGLGTGANLRLHFQRILGTTPTEYRRTFTRGE